A window of the Capricornis sumatraensis isolate serow.1 chromosome 9, serow.2, whole genome shotgun sequence genome harbors these coding sequences:
- the NANOS3 gene encoding nanos homolog 3, protein MGTFNLWTDYLGLARLVGAQREEDEPETRLDRQPEAVPEPGGQRPSPESSPAPERLCSFCKHNGESRAIYQSHVLKDEAGRVLCPILRDYVCPQCGATRERAHTRRFCPLTGQGYTSVYSYTTRNSAGKKLVRSDKARTQDTGHGSRRGGGGGGGACAGGWGDSLHRGFCPGLT, encoded by the coding sequence ATGGGGACCTTCAACCTGTGGACAGACTACTTGGGTTTGGCACGCCTGGTGGGGGCTCAGCGTGAGGAGGACGAGCCAGAGACCAGGCTGGACCGCCAGCCAGAAGCAGTGCCAGAACCGGGGGGTCAGCGACCCAGCCCTGAATCCTCACCAGCTCCCGAACGCCTGTGCTCTTTCTGCAAACACAACGGCGAGTCCCGGGCCATCTACCAGTCCCACGTGCTCAAGGATGAAGCGGGCCGGGTGCTGTGCCCCATCCTCCGCGACTACGTGTGCCCCCAGTGCGGGGCCACCCGCGAGCGCGCCCACACCCGCCGCTTCTGCCCGCTCACCGGCCAGGGCTACACCTCGGTCTACAGCTACACCACCCGGAACTCGGCTGGCAAGAAGCTGGTCCGCTCGGACAAGGCGAGGACGCAGGACACTGGACACGGATCGCGCCGAGGAGGAGGCGGCGGAGGAGGTGcctgtgcaggtggctggggggACTCGCTGCACAGGGGGTTCTGCCCTGGGCTGACTTAG